The DNA window ATCTCCGCGACCAGGTCGTGGCGTTCGTGGTAGGCGCGCCGCATTCGCTTGACGTGCCTGGCGAACCCGCCGTCGGCCATGAACCGCGCCAGCGTGGCCTGCGATGGCCCGTCCGAATGCCAGTCGGTGAGCTGCTTCGCCTTCCGCACCGGCGCCCGCACGGAGGCGGGGACGATCAGGAAACCCAGGCGCAGCGCGGGAAACAGCAGTTTCGAGAACGAGCTGACGTAGCAGACCCTGCCGTCGTCGTCGAGGCTGTGCACCGGTTCCAGCGGCCTGCCGCCGTACCGGAATTCGCTGTCGTAGTCGTCTTCGACGATGACGCCGTCGACACGGCGGGCCCACGCGATGAGTTCGAGCCTGCGTTCCAGCGACATCGCCATGCCGAGGGGGCATTGGTGCGAGGGCGTGACGAACACCAGCCTTGTCCCCGCCGGGATCGCGTCGACCACGATGCCCTCGGCGTCGACGGGGACGCCGACGACCCGCATGCCGTGCGCGGCGAAGATCATCCGCGGCGGCGGGTAGCCCGGGTTTTCCACGGCCACCGTGTCGCCCGGCCGGAGCAGCACGCGGGCCACCAGGTCGAACGCCTGCTGCGCGCCGTTGGTGACCACGACGTCGTCGGGATCGACGGTCAGCCCCCGCGACACGCTGACGTGCCGGGTGATCGCGGCGCGCAGGGCCGGGTCGCCCGCGGGATCGCCGTAGGTGAGCGCCTCGGCGTTCGACGCGCGCAGCTGCTCGGAAGACAGGCGCCGCCAGGTGTCGAAGGGGAACCGGGTGAGATCCGGTATCCCGGCGCGGAAATCGAAATCGAAGGAGGTTTCGAACGCGGCGGGCGCGGGCGGCAGCACGTCCCACGCCTCGTTCACCGTGAGCCGTGCACGCGGCTCGGAACGCGGCCGCTGCTGCCGTGCGGCACCGGCGCGCACGAAGGTGCCCGCGCCCGTGCGCGCCCGCAGGAAGCCTTCCGCGGCCAGCAGGTCGTAGGCCGAACTCACCGTGTTGCGGGAGACCGACAGGCGCCGGGCCAGCTCGCGCGTCGGCGGAAGGGGCTCCCCGTCGGTGAGCCTGCCGTCGAGGATCGCGGCGCGCAGCTGCCGGTAGATCTGGTCGCGCCTGCCGCCGCCCGCCTCGGTGTCGATCTGGACATCGGTGTTCATTGGCCCCATCCAACCCGGCCGTATTTGGCCCTACGGTAGGGCCGATTCCCATCCTAGTGTGCCGGGTATGCAGCTTCGTGAATCCAACTTCCGCGCACTCGACATCCTGGACACCCTTCTCTCCGACGTGACTTCCGAGGACCTCGCACGACCCACGCCGTGCGCGGGCTGGGACCTCGGCGATCTCCTCCGCCACCAGATCAGCGAGAACCACGGCTTCGCCACCGCCGCCCGCGAAGGCGCGGCGTCCGACTGGGACACCGGTCAGAACCACCCCGACCCGATCGCGGGGTACGCGGCCTCGGTCGCCGAAGTGAAGGCTGCGTTCTCCGAGGACGGGCTCGCCGAACGGAAGATGGCCATCCACGACTTCGGCACCTTCGACGCCGAGATGGCACTCAGCATGTACCTCGTGGACCAGGTCGCGCACGGCTGGGACATCGCCAAGGCGCTCAACGTGCCGTACGCGCCGGACGAGGACCTGGTGGCCGCCGCGATGAAGCTCGTGGAACTCATCCCCACCGGGCCCGAGAACCGGGGTGAGGGCCAGTCGTTCGGGCTCGTCGTGGAAACCGCGGCGGACGCGAGCACGCTCGAAAAGATGCTCGGCCTGCTCGGCCGCGACCCCGCGTGGAAAGTCAGCTGACGTCGGCCGCGGGCGCGGTGAAGGTATTGCACGCCGAGGTGTCCGCGGCGCGCAACCCGGCCCGCGCCCACCACAGCTGGTGCTTGCGGGTGCCGTGGGTGTCGCTGTCGTCGGTGTTGCCGAACTCGGAGACCGCCTTGTCCGCGACGGCCTTCGTCACGTCGCCGCGCCCCGACGCCGCCGCGGCGAACAGCCCGGCGAAGCAGTTCGCCTGCAGTTCGACCCGCCTGCTCAGCTCCTTGTCCGCGGGGGTGCTCTCGTCCGCCGACGACATTTTCAGCTCGACCGCGGTCATGATGCCGCTCAGCTCCTGCACGTGGTGGCCGTACTCGTGCGCCAGCACCGCGAGGTGGGCCGCGGGGATCACGTCGGCCGCCTCGAGCATGCGGTCGCGGAGCATGTAGATCGCCCGGTCGCCCGCGCAGTAGTAGGCGGTGGCCTCCTTTTTCGACGGCGCGACACCGCATCCGCTCGCCTGCGGCTCGCTGAGCTGCACACCGGCCTCCGTGAACGGGCGCTTGGCCTGCCCGAGCGCGCCGTGCCACGCGGCGGCGAGGCAGTCGATCCCGGAGCGGTAGAAGGCGAGCAGCGCTTCGGCGGCGCGCGTGACGCCGGGCAGCTCACAGGTGACCGGGGTCAGGTACACGCCGGGCGCCAGCAGCGGGTTGGCCTCCGGGGGCGGGACCGGCGCGCGATCGGCGTCGCTTCCGGTGTCCCTGCCGGATTCCCTCGCCTGCCCGCCGACCGGCGGCGCCTGGTGCCCGTCGGCGGAATTGGTGAGCTTCGGGACCAGCACCACGGCCACCACGACGAGCAGCACGAGCGCCAGCACGGACGCGATCGCGAGCGGTGAGTTGCGTTCTCCATCGGCGTGTTCCA is part of the Amycolatopsis sp. CA-230715 genome and encodes:
- the pdxR gene encoding MocR-like pyridoxine biosynthesis transcription factor PdxR, coding for MNTDVQIDTEAGGGRRDQIYRQLRAAILDGRLTDGEPLPPTRELARRLSVSRNTVSSAYDLLAAEGFLRARTGAGTFVRAGAARQQRPRSEPRARLTVNEAWDVLPPAPAAFETSFDFDFRAGIPDLTRFPFDTWRRLSSEQLRASNAEALTYGDPAGDPALRAAITRHVSVSRGLTVDPDDVVVTNGAQQAFDLVARVLLRPGDTVAVENPGYPPPRMIFAAHGMRVVGVPVDAEGIVVDAIPAGTRLVFVTPSHQCPLGMAMSLERRLELIAWARRVDGVIVEDDYDSEFRYGGRPLEPVHSLDDDGRVCYVSSFSKLLFPALRLGFLIVPASVRAPVRKAKQLTDWHSDGPSQATLARFMADGGFARHVKRMRRAYHERHDLVAEILRDEFDGLLTPVPSAAGLHISALGEAGDGVVREARAAGIRLYPVESMAVGEPAATGLIFGFGAIQPARIGPGMRQVRDLLRKRG
- a CDS encoding TIGR03086 family metal-binding protein, with protein sequence MQLRESNFRALDILDTLLSDVTSEDLARPTPCAGWDLGDLLRHQISENHGFATAAREGAASDWDTGQNHPDPIAGYAASVAEVKAAFSEDGLAERKMAIHDFGTFDAEMALSMYLVDQVAHGWDIAKALNVPYAPDEDLVAAAMKLVELIPTGPENRGEGQSFGLVVETAADASTLEKMLGLLGRDPAWKVS
- a CDS encoding neutral zinc metallopeptidase; the encoded protein is MEHADGERNSPLAIASVLALVLLVVVAVVLVPKLTNSADGHQAPPVGGQARESGRDTGSDADRAPVPPPEANPLLAPGVYLTPVTCELPGVTRAAEALLAFYRSGIDCLAAAWHGALGQAKRPFTEAGVQLSEPQASGCGVAPSKKEATAYYCAGDRAIYMLRDRMLEAADVIPAAHLAVLAHEYGHHVQELSGIMTAVELKMSSADESTPADKELSRRVELQANCFAGLFAAAASGRGDVTKAVADKAVSEFGNTDDSDTHGTRKHQLWWARAGLRAADTSACNTFTAPAADVS